CTTGACCACAGAGCACAGTCAATTTCTACGTGTGAAGTCACTTGGGTGTTGGTTAGATGTCGGGGATTACGTTAATAATGATGTAATTACAGTAgttaacataaatttaaacTCATTATAAGACACTACCTGTTCAGATAATTCCGGATTCCGGATCCTCAGCCCAGAAACCATTTAAAAACCCATTACTTTCCTTCCCTGAATGTTTTGAGATCGTGGAATACTCGGCTAAGCTAAGAAGTATGGCAGTATGTACAACTCTGGCCTTTTTACGGCACTGTTGCCTTTTCGCTTAGGGATGTTTGTTACGCAACAATAACGCTATTACAGGATgagttatttttgcttttgtcaatGAGTGGAGCACATGTAGGTTGTATATGGAAGGTAtagtttcatatttttttcagaGAAAGTATCGTCGCTGTATCCATGCTTAcgttataaaaatgtttgctgtaCCAGATACgggcaaaaagcaaaaaactttACAGCTGAATTCGGAACTTGAAAATCTGAATGTTGCAGAGGTGTAAACGTTACAAACGGCCGGAGTGCGTAATGACGAAGTTCGAATGGATTTAGTTTGAAACTACATGGCGTTGCGATGAAGAGCACATTATAAACATAAGGTACAGACCAAACGTAGCCTGAAAAAATGCTTAATAGTATTTACGTCAAGTTATCTCCACTTGGTTCttcagttttttctttttttctttttcttttctcctCGATCGCCTCTTCATCCGTCTCATTACCATCTTCGTGGTCGCCTCCTACTGGTACTGTAACACAAATGCTATTAGAACGGTCAATATCAAATGACACTAAatcagtttgttttttaacagCAGAACATTTTAGTTTATCAACCAACTTCTGATTTTATGCAAAATCTAACCTGCTTTTAAAACAGAATCATGATAATTCATTTCTCCGGATTTGTGACCTTTCCATAGGTCCAGTTTTTCGCTGGCTTCTAGGACTTTTTCCTTTTCTGGTTCTTTAGACGTCTCCCAAATTGGTCTTAGAaggaaagaaagaaaaggctTTCCTTTTGCGAAATTGCGAACATAATCCTTGAATAGAATTGCGTAGGCACTTCCACATATACCCTGAGATGTTATGCGTTATGTTTAAAGCAagcataatatttttgttttttatttggtaCCAACAGATTAATTGCCATCAAGACTCTCTTATCTTTTTACCATAACGTAATGAAGAGGACTTTCTTGAAATTCTTCAGCCTTAACTCCACAGAAGAATTTGGTCCCGAAATGTGTGGTGTCCATGAATGACCCATACTTTGCAATTCCTATTTCATAGGGACTGAATTCGACCCAGTCTGCAAagattttaaatgaattaaaaatacatgttatACCATAAAACACATATATACTTGGATATCATGCAGCATGCTAcaaaaaagtagtttgcgCCAAGACCATGAAAAACTGCTGCAGGTTCGTCTGCGCCGACATGGACCGCTGTCAAAATTGGCATCGGTACATTTGCATCTTCtattttttcttgaaactgCGACAGCTTTGATTTGACCCTTTtctattttcataaaatgctTTTTAGATACTCTTTAATACATGTTTATTCATTTGTCCAGTCCAGTTATAATCTATTGGAGTCAGTTTACGATTAACATCGATACTTACTTCCTTTCCCAATAAAGTATTTCCAATTATCATTCCAAATATGTCTGTGTAGGAAATAGGCTGTCCGGCTTTCCTTTTAGCGATAGCTGCGTTTCTGCGAACGAGAACTTATTAGAATTTTTCTCAAAAGATTATTATTTAAtcagaaaaattgcaaattgcaCGTGAGGTTAAGACTGTTTGAccatttaaacatttacctgtACGAAGTAAAGTGCCAAATTAGGTCCATAAGCGGGTGGCTATTGATATTTGATCGAATTTCATTGTGTGCTTTGTTTAGTCCATCATCAGGAAATGCTTCGTTTGCGTATAATGTGGAGAGGTACCTTTGGAAGCAATATcagaaacataaaaaactGTCTATTTACGGGCATTGAAGCCCATTTTAGCAAACTGCTCATTTTAACGTACCATGACGATCCAGACAATCCATTGACGTACATGGAGCAATCAAGGATACCGGTATCATGAAGCGCTTTCATAACTCCAGCGTAACCCACCGTTGCTCGAAATCCTCCTCCTGATCCAAGGACTCCAATCACCGGGACCTGAGACAAACaagattcaaatttttttgtgcaaaaattgAAATCCTTTGTGAAAATCTATACATCACCTCATCCGCAATTTGTGGTCCGCCTTCTATTCCATGTTTTTCCAGCAACTGACACATAGACTGGAAAATCTTTTCCTTTCTTGTTTTACGAAAACTCTCTTCTTTGTCACAGAGTGAAGTGCCGAGTCGAAGGTCGGATTCAAACCTGTCACAATGAACAGTTTAAAATTCAGTTTTATGCAAAGTCAGTGCACTATTTAAGATTCCGTTTAGTTATGAAATGTTGGTTCAACTAAACTTGCTTACTAGCTGTTTGCTTACCTTTCTTCTGTTTTAAACTCTATTTCCACTTGAGAAGTCTATAAAATAGAgaagtttgtttaatttgattgAGTGGAatctattttgtttattttcacttACCCCATCAAAATCGAAGGTCTTGGTCACAGTTTCACCGGCAATCAAACTTGAGACATCAAATTTGACCTTTCCCATGACACCATCACTGCCGTAGTTGCTATCCATCAAAGTAAACTgcaatatttgtttaaaagaaGTGTTTGATTAGAAATATAAACTCATTTTGCTAcatctttgttgttttttttgttaaacttataATGTAACGGATTTAGTTACTATAGTTATAAACCTCTGCCATTATGCCGGAAAGGTCTTTGGGTAGGAAGTATGTAAATGTTTCGTTCCATTCCggatttttgttgttgttgatgtACCGGGTTTGTCTACGCGCATCCGGTGATTCCTTAATGTAGATTTTTATGTATGGGTCTGTTGTGCGAACTGCATATACAAATAGAAGTGATTTCATGAGGTGACTTTCTTCCAATCTAATACGTAATTTTTGGTAGCAAACAATATCTTgaacaaaataacattttgaaTTTAGAAAATCTTCGAGTAAGTTAACCTGGATTGCGTTAGAATTTCATTTAACACGACGGAAGTGACTATAATATAGTCGCACGGGTTTGAACTTACATATATGTCCTGTAGTGATGTTTCTTCCGGATATCACTCGCACAGTTAGTTGAATGCAGGGAGTTACTTCAGCCTTAACATATCGTGAATGAACTTAATCGTCTGTACTGGTGTAGATaggttgttttcaaaatacgTATGTTTTATAAGAGCAACCACAACACCATTAAGTTAAGTTATAGTTTGTTTTAACACACAGGCCCAATTCATTTACCTGAAACATTCtgctattttgttttttcgtaTTTGAGCTGGTGCTTTTTCAAGTCTTATGAGAAAATGGTTCTTaacaagtaggcctaccgtGATATTACATAGAACACGGAAACAGATTAACTTGTTGTTCAAAACAATGAACAGGTACTGGAAGATTGTAGACGTAAAAAGTCCCATTAAAACGAACCCTTTTTTATCATTGTCCGCTTGCTAATGATTAAAATACATATATGCACAAACTCAGTGACAGCAAGAGCACAGTTAGCACTCCTCTAACACCTGCAAATATTTCTCCTTACTAAACTATCTGGAACAACTCCACAGTGAAATGCCCTTTGCAGCAAGTGAGAAACGATCTAATAGTCACACGCAAATTGTTTACCATATTGATGATTAACCCTGATGTTTGTAGGTACTTTAATCATGCAGTGATTAAATGTTTCTCGATACTTTCGTTAGATAGATGTGActtgtgttttgcagtgacataa
Above is a window of Clavelina lepadiformis chromosome 8, kaClaLepa1.1, whole genome shotgun sequence DNA encoding:
- the LOC143469666 gene encoding cytosolic phospholipase A2-like, which gives rise to MFQAEVTPCIQLTVRVISGRNITTGHIFRTTDPYIKIYIKESPDARRQTRYINNNKNPEWNETFTYFLPKDLSGIMAEFTLMDSNYGSDGVMGKVKFDVSSLIAGETVTKTFDFDGTSQVEIEFKTEERFESDLRLGTSLCDKEESFRKTRKEKIFQSMCQLLEKHGIEGGPQIADEVPVIGVLGSGGGFRATVGYAGVMKALHDTGILDCSMYVNGLSGSSWYLSTLYANEAFPDDGLNKAHNEIRSNINSHPLMDLIWHFTSYRNAAIAKRKAGQPISYTDIFGMIIGNTLLGKEKRVKSKLSQFQEKIEDANVPMPILTAVHVGADEPAAVFHDWVEFSPYEIGIAKYGSFMDTTHFGTKFFCGVKAEEFQESPLHYVMGICGSAYAILFKDYVRNFAKGKPFLSFLLRPIWETSKEPEKEKVLEASEKLDLWKGHKSGEMNYHDSVLKAVPVGGDHEDGNETDEEAIEEKRKRKKEKTEEPSGDNLTSALDDLLLGGDDDENEQKSQGFGIRKWFYETIFGIDHLQTRGLRTARVFNYMRRVWINKIQSSTELPNEKDTGKTFRNINEPLEVDKKTIYVADAGIAFNSPYPPMLRAERGVDIILSFDFSARKEDDTDPLNELYLAEEWAKVSGMPFPKISRDTYKKEGLKECYVFRDEENEKAPIVIHFVLCNINFRKYSAPGVLRDEGDEWGDFNIFSTEHEHNPYSTFNFHYTNMQFDKLFQLMQFNTLLHLDVILEQISYGSERRRRQQS